One window of Helicobacter winghamensis ATCC BAA-430 genomic DNA carries:
- a CDS encoding tetratricopeptide repeat protein, whose product MWLKNKSFILLSAVFLFIGIVGCFKQDFITFENHNYKEVENLEDIFIAQGYAALDLGDYESAKDAFNNAYKVNPSPSYLKEILGILVAQNNLQEAQKQAYAFLKQYPKDEMVRSVLIGILTNTKQFDLALKEAKLLLAQHKNAESYELISSVYFLHQDYKNAAKYLRLAYNLNPNPILLDKLAATYLLFLKDSKTAISLYETHIKTQEITKPIGDKLAAIYLESKRYFDAARIYTMLFEETNLQDYARFVLEIYAKSKRLDLAESFLLKHPSVDGRDAILFEIYRLQKDNPKSIKQAEIIYQNTQDINFLAYKAMLSYENSKTRSKTSLQALEKDLKQAALKTNEPLYLNYLGYLMIDHDFNSKKRIEEGIEYVQKALEKDPNNAYYLDSLAWGYFKLKDCENAKITIEKIPKSQIQKEEEIKTHYEKILQCKEN is encoded by the coding sequence GTGTGGTTAAAAAATAAATCTTTTATTCTTTTAAGTGCAGTTTTTCTATTTATAGGGATTGTAGGCTGTTTTAAACAAGATTTTATCACTTTTGAAAATCACAATTATAAAGAAGTGGAAAATCTTGAAGATATTTTCATAGCGCAAGGTTATGCGGCTCTAGATTTAGGTGATTATGAGAGCGCAAAAGATGCCTTTAATAACGCATATAAAGTTAATCCAAGTCCAAGCTACCTTAAAGAAATCTTAGGAATCCTAGTAGCTCAAAACAATCTCCAAGAAGCACAAAAGCAAGCCTATGCGTTTTTAAAGCAATATCCAAAAGATGAAATGGTGCGTAGTGTTCTTATTGGAATCCTAACCAACACTAAGCAATTTGATTTAGCTCTAAAAGAAGCAAAATTACTTTTAGCACAACACAAAAACGCTGAGAGTTACGAGCTTATCTCATCTGTATATTTTTTGCACCAAGATTACAAAAATGCCGCTAAATACTTGCGCCTTGCTTATAATCTAAATCCAAACCCCATTTTATTAGACAAACTTGCTGCCACATATCTTTTATTTTTAAAAGATTCCAAAACTGCCATATCCCTTTATGAAACCCATATCAAAACGCAAGAAATCACAAAACCTATCGGGGATAAACTTGCAGCAATCTACCTAGAATCTAAACGCTATTTTGACGCCGCGCGCATTTACACAATGCTCTTTGAAGAAACAAATTTACAAGATTATGCACGCTTTGTGTTGGAGATTTATGCCAAAAGCAAACGCCTAGATTTAGCAGAATCCTTTTTGCTAAAACATCCTAGCGTTGATGGACGCGATGCTATTCTTTTTGAAATTTATCGCCTACAAAAAGACAATCCAAAAAGCATCAAACAAGCAGAAATCATTTATCAAAACACGCAAGATATTAATTTTTTAGCCTATAAAGCAATGCTCTCTTATGAAAACTCCAAAACACGCTCAAAAACTTCTCTCCAAGCCCTAGAAAAAGATTTAAAACAGGCTGCGCTAAAAACAAATGAGCCTTTGTATCTAAATTATCTAGGTTATTTAATGATTGACCACGATTTTAACAGCAAAAAACGCATAGAAGAAGGCATAGAATATGTGCAAAAAGCCCTAGAAAAAGACCCCAACAACGCATATTATTTAGACTCACTTGCTTGGGGATATTTTAAACTTAAAGATTGCGAAAATGCTAAAATCACCATAGAAAAAATCCCAAAATCACAGATTCAAAAAGAAGAAGAGATAAAAACACATTATGAAAAAATCTTACAATGCAAGGAAAATTAA
- a CDS encoding SDR family oxidoreductase gives MIVLVTGASSGFGRAIAKKFGENGHKVIALARRKERLQSLQKEIPYCEILPCDICDKKAVKQALEALPQDFKSIDILVNNAGLALGIEPAQMCDFKDWERMISVNVTALSYLTHLVLPQMVERKSGHIITLGSIAGKYPYPGGNVYGATKAFVKQFALGLRADLAGTNVRVSDIQPGLAESEFSLVRFKGDKKRANALYEGSNALQPQDIAEAVYWVATLPKHININTLEMMPTSQSFSTLAVHKEYSFLTK, from the coding sequence ATGATTGTATTAGTTACAGGAGCATCTAGTGGTTTTGGGCGTGCTATTGCAAAAAAATTTGGAGAGAATGGACATAAAGTTATCGCACTTGCAAGACGCAAAGAAAGACTGCAATCCTTACAAAAAGAGATTCCTTATTGTGAAATTTTACCCTGTGATATTTGCGATAAAAAAGCTGTAAAACAGGCTTTAGAAGCGCTGCCGCAGGATTTTAAAAGCATTGATATTTTAGTAAATAATGCGGGGCTTGCTTTAGGGATTGAGCCTGCACAAATGTGCGATTTTAAGGATTGGGAGAGAATGATTAGTGTTAATGTCACTGCTCTTAGCTATCTCACACATCTTGTGTTGCCTCAAATGGTAGAGCGTAAAAGCGGGCATATCATCACCTTAGGTTCAATTGCTGGGAAATATCCCTATCCGGGTGGAAATGTTTATGGTGCAACTAAGGCTTTTGTTAAGCAGTTTGCGCTAGGTTTGCGTGCAGACTTAGCAGGCACAAATGTAAGAGTGAGCGATATACAACCCGGGCTTGCAGAGAGTGAGTTTTCACTTGTGCGTTTTAAAGGTGACAAAAAACGCGCTAATGCACTTTATGAAGGGAGTAATGCCTTGCAACCCCAAGATATTGCAGAAGCAGTTTATTGGGTGGCAACCCTACCTAAACATATTAATATTAATACCTTAGAGATGATGCCAACTAGCCAAAGCTTCAGCACGTTAGCAGTGCATAAGGAATATTCTTTTCTTACAAAATAA
- the flgH gene encoding flagellar basal body L-ring protein FlgH, translating into MENPKSLNALFIAFFTLTITTFFTACATTEPQISFKPPAYVEELPPKEEEDNFGNPGSIFGRGDNLLFSDRRAMQLNDLVTVIINQTAQATSTANKNLNETSNATLTGPGITFGGPSQTIGNITNQLNNITGFGISTGQNTSTFQGAGSQNRQEAFTTTIAARIIKVLQNGNYFIEGSREVLINGEKQVIHLSGVVRPNDIARDNTIESRFIADAKIMYDTQGELKRNTEKGWGTKLLESVWPF; encoded by the coding sequence ATGGAAAATCCAAAATCCCTAAATGCGCTGTTTATCGCGTTTTTTACTCTTACAATAACGACTTTTTTCACCGCTTGCGCTACTACAGAGCCACAAATCTCTTTTAAGCCACCAGCATATGTTGAAGAATTGCCACCAAAAGAAGAAGAAGATAATTTTGGAAATCCCGGAAGCATCTTTGGAAGGGGGGATAATTTACTCTTTTCAGATCGCCGTGCTATGCAATTAAATGATTTAGTAACCGTAATTATCAATCAAACCGCGCAAGCAACTTCAACGGCAAATAAAAATTTAAATGAAACTTCAAATGCCACACTAACAGGTCCAGGAATTACATTCGGGGGTCCAAGCCAAACAATAGGAAATATTACAAACCAACTCAATAACATTACAGGCTTTGGAATCTCTACAGGGCAAAATACTTCCACTTTTCAAGGGGCTGGCTCACAAAATCGCCAAGAAGCTTTTACCACAACAATTGCGGCACGCATTATAAAAGTGCTTCAAAATGGCAATTATTTCATTGAGGGAAGTCGTGAAGTTTTAATCAATGGCGAAAAGCAAGTAATCCATTTAAGCGGTGTTGTGCGTCCTAATGATATTGCACGCGATAACACAATTGAATCACGCTTTATTGCTGATGCAAAAATTATGTATGATACACAAGGAGAGCTAAAGCGCAATACAGAAAAAGGCTGGGGAACAAAACTTCTTGAATCAGTTTGGCCTTTTTAA
- the thrC gene encoding threonine synthase translates to MQTQYFTGTRGGEDLGVTFENAILNPTASYGGLYTLEKFPKFSNDEIKEFAKLNYEELARIILNKLGLNIPKELLLEALSLYKNFDDKSSPAPMYLMTPYLNIQKLYCGPTRAFKDMALQPFGSLFSGFLHTHKSAHNYLILVATSGDTGPATLQSFANQPNIKVVCIYPNGGTSDVQRLQMTTINADNIAVFGINGDFDDAQSLLKSLLKDVQFNAILKSKNISLSAANSVNFGRIAFQIIYHIYASLQVYKINGEKVHTIVPSGNFGNALGAFYAKLMGFPIERIWIASNANNVLTEFINTGIYDISNKTLKKTYSPAMDILKSSNVERMLFALFSSYRTREFMESLEQNGKYSLNKEELLWVQSYFSATNCDDNFCLETIKKYAKQSYIIDPHTACGIKAYETIQIKYPHAKCVLCSTAEWTKFAPTLAKALDLGNLGDKEALEIISQNYKIPIPKQIDSLFNQKEIHNKVINKEELLENILQWL, encoded by the coding sequence GTGCAAACTCAATATTTTACAGGCACTCGTGGCGGAGAAGACTTAGGTGTTACTTTTGAAAATGCCATTCTTAATCCAACTGCCTCTTATGGTGGATTATACACATTAGAAAAATTTCCAAAATTTAGTAATGATGAAATTAAAGAATTTGCGAAACTTAACTATGAAGAACTAGCGCGTATTATACTTAATAAACTTGGCTTAAATATCCCAAAAGAACTTTTGCTTGAAGCTTTGAGCCTTTATAAAAATTTTGATGATAAATCTTCTCCGGCACCAATGTATCTAATGACCCCCTATTTAAATATCCAAAAGCTTTATTGCGGTCCAACACGCGCCTTTAAAGATATGGCATTACAACCCTTTGGTTCACTATTTAGCGGATTTTTACATACACATAAAAGCGCACATAATTATTTAATTTTAGTAGCAACTAGTGGCGATACAGGTCCTGCGACTCTACAAAGTTTTGCCAATCAACCCAATATTAAAGTAGTTTGCATCTATCCAAATGGCGGAACAAGTGATGTACAACGCTTGCAAATGACAACAATTAATGCGGATAATATCGCTGTTTTTGGAATCAATGGAGATTTTGATGATGCGCAAAGCTTGTTAAAAAGCTTACTAAAAGATGTGCAATTTAACGCTATTTTAAAATCTAAAAACATTTCACTTAGCGCGGCAAATAGCGTAAATTTTGGAAGAATTGCTTTTCAGATTATTTACCACATTTACGCAAGCTTACAAGTGTATAAAATCAATGGTGAAAAAGTCCATACTATCGTGCCTAGTGGGAATTTTGGCAATGCACTTGGTGCATTTTATGCTAAACTTATGGGATTTCCAATTGAGCGCATTTGGATTGCTTCTAATGCGAATAATGTCTTAACAGAATTTATTAACACCGGTATTTATGATATTTCCAATAAAACACTAAAGAAAACTTACTCTCCTGCAATGGATATTTTAAAAAGCTCCAATGTTGAGCGAATGCTCTTTGCACTTTTTAGCTCTTACCGCACAAGGGAATTTATGGAATCTTTAGAGCAAAACGGTAAATATTCATTAAATAAAGAAGAATTGCTTTGGGTGCAAAGCTATTTTAGCGCAACAAATTGTGATGATAATTTCTGTTTAGAAACTATCAAAAAATACGCCAAACAAAGTTATATTATAGATCCACACACAGCTTGTGGCATTAAAGCCTATGAAACTATCCAAATTAAATATCCCCACGCAAAATGTGTGCTTTGCTCTACTGCAGAATGGACAAAATTTGCCCCAACTCTTGCAAAAGCACTTGATTTAGGGAATTTAGGCGATAAAGAAGCCTTAGAAATAATTTCCCAAAATTATAAGATTCCAATTCCCAAGCAAATTGATTCCCTATTTAATCAAAAAGAAATCCATAATAAAGTAATCAATAAAGAAGAATTACTTGAAAATATTTTACAATGGTTATAA
- the glyQ gene encoding glycine--tRNA ligase subunit alpha, with protein MLYFSDLLLKLQEFWHKQGCLIIQPYDIPAGAGTFHPATLLRSLDSKPWSVAYVAPSRRPTDGRYGENPNRLGSYYQFQVLIKPSPNNIQELYLKSLEYLGLSLKNHDVRFIEDNWESPTLGAWGLGWEVWLDGMEVTQFTYFQQVGGIPCEPVAVEITYGTERLAMYLQGVENVFDIKWNPNYTYADVHLEGEFEFSKYNFEVADTTMLFEFFAKMQQEGNRALEAGLPLPAYDCAMLASHLFNVLDARKAISATERQNYILKIRELAKACATLYKEQEPLRQERLEKIKA; from the coding sequence ATGCTTTATTTTTCTGATTTACTCTTAAAATTGCAAGAATTCTGGCATAAACAAGGTTGTCTTATCATACAACCCTATGATATTCCAGCAGGAGCTGGGACATTTCACCCAGCAACACTACTTAGAAGTTTAGATTCCAAACCTTGGAGTGTAGCTTATGTAGCCCCTTCACGCCGTCCAACAGATGGTCGCTATGGGGAAAATCCAAACCGCTTAGGAAGCTATTATCAATTCCAAGTTTTAATTAAACCTAGCCCAAATAATATCCAAGAACTTTATTTAAAAAGCCTAGAATATTTAGGTTTAAGCCTAAAAAATCACGATGTGCGCTTTATTGAAGATAACTGGGAATCCCCAACACTTGGTGCTTGGGGACTTGGCTGGGAAGTATGGCTTGATGGAATGGAAGTTACACAATTTACTTATTTTCAACAAGTTGGTGGAATCCCTTGTGAGCCTGTAGCTGTGGAAATTACCTACGGAACAGAACGCCTTGCAATGTATCTACAGGGTGTAGAAAATGTCTTTGATATTAAATGGAATCCAAATTATACTTATGCAGATGTTCATTTAGAAGGTGAATTTGAGTTTTCAAAATACAATTTTGAAGTGGCAGATACCACAATGCTTTTTGAGTTTTTTGCCAAAATGCAACAAGAAGGGAATCGTGCCTTGGAAGCTGGATTGCCGCTACCTGCTTATGATTGTGCAATGCTTGCTAGCCATCTGTTTAATGTGCTTGATGCAAGAAAAGCGATTTCAGCAACAGAACGACAAAACTATATTTTAAAAATCCGCGAACTTGCAAAGGCTTGCGCAACGCTTTACAAAGAGCAAGAGCCTTTGCGTCAAGAACGCTTAGAAAAAATTAAAGCATAA
- a CDS encoding Nif3-like dinuclear metal center hexameric protein — translation MQRLLEILDSISPFELQEKWDNSGLILGALNKGFSQIYLSLEVTLDILEKMESHSVLITHHPLIFSQLKQLDFATYPAKLLELAIKKNIQLIAMHTNFDKTHFGKSIVQKLGIQTYTQEDFAMRFLWEDSIESLIERVKEKLKIAFVKYTQGNLKTPQRVALVTGSGGSFIRELRTIDCLITGDVKYHEAMEAQALGINIIDCGHYELECYFGEILSPILTNYGYKAIILPSQNPFNFV, via the coding sequence ATGCAAAGACTTTTAGAAATTTTAGATTCCATTAGCCCCTTTGAACTCCAAGAAAAGTGGGATAACTCCGGCTTGATTCTAGGTGCTTTAAATAAAGGATTTTCTCAGATTTACCTAAGCCTTGAAGTAACTTTAGACATCCTAGAAAAAATGGAATCCCATTCTGTTCTTATTACACATCATCCTTTAATTTTCTCCCAACTTAAGCAATTGGATTTTGCCACTTATCCCGCTAAACTCTTAGAACTTGCCATTAAAAAGAATATTCAACTCATAGCAATGCACACAAATTTTGATAAAACGCATTTTGGGAAATCTATTGTTCAAAAACTTGGAATCCAAACTTACACACAAGAAGATTTTGCTATGCGCTTTTTGTGGGAAGATTCCATAGAATCACTAATAGAGCGTGTCAAGGAAAAATTAAAAATCGCTTTTGTTAAATACACACAAGGCAACCTTAAAACACCACAAAGAGTTGCTTTAGTTACAGGAAGTGGTGGGAGTTTTATTAGAGAGCTTAGAACAATAGATTGCCTAATTACAGGCGATGTGAAATACCACGAGGCAATGGAGGCACAAGCACTAGGAATAAATATTATTGATTGTGGGCATTATGAGTTAGAATGCTATTTTGGGGAAATTTTATCTCCAATTTTGACAAATTATGGCTATAAAGCTATAATTTTACCTTCACAAAATCCCTTTAATTTTGTCTAA
- a CDS encoding zinc ribbon domain-containing protein → MNKHLNQLIEIANLDKEIDSFEPRIKEAKKELSAIEEEETKLNNQAEELNTASSDISLSIQKNENHLEDLSLKLEEIANKTKLIKTEKESKALSLEEELAKEQITFANEEIARLNGILESKKEALKGLENNIKTLQENKKEVAQKVEVEVQKVKDEQKEIFKQKEVLVSKMDQKIISFYEKIRKWAKNTSVVPVTRQACGGCFIRLNDKIYSDVIRSDDITTCPHCGRILYNQDEH, encoded by the coding sequence ATGAATAAGCATTTAAACCAACTTATAGAAATTGCAAACTTGGATAAAGAAATTGATTCTTTTGAGCCACGCATCAAAGAAGCAAAAAAAGAATTAAGCGCGATAGAAGAAGAAGAAACTAAGCTAAACAATCAAGCCGAAGAACTTAATACAGCTTCTAGTGATATTTCTCTCTCTATCCAAAAAAATGAAAATCACTTAGAAGATTTATCGCTAAAACTTGAAGAAATTGCCAATAAAACAAAACTTATTAAAACTGAAAAAGAGAGCAAAGCTTTGAGCCTAGAAGAAGAATTAGCAAAAGAACAAATCACTTTTGCTAATGAAGAAATTGCGCGCCTAAATGGAATTCTAGAAAGCAAAAAAGAAGCTTTAAAAGGGCTGGAAAATAATATTAAAACACTACAGGAAAATAAAAAAGAAGTTGCACAAAAAGTGGAAGTAGAAGTGCAAAAAGTTAAAGATGAACAAAAAGAAATCTTTAAGCAAAAAGAAGTTTTAGTTAGCAAGATGGATCAAAAAATCATCTCTTTTTATGAAAAAATCCGTAAGTGGGCTAAAAACACAAGTGTTGTGCCAGTAACACGCCAAGCTTGTGGAGGTTGTTTTATTCGCTTAAATGACAAAATTTACTCTGATGTTATTCGGTCTGATGATATTACCACTTGCCCACATTGTGGTAGAATTCTCTACAATCAAGATGAACATTAA